A stretch of DNA from Arachis hypogaea cultivar Tifrunner chromosome 19, arahy.Tifrunner.gnm2.J5K5, whole genome shotgun sequence:
TGCGGAAGAATCCTatctatctgatgccactctatgacgGTAAAGTAGATCAGCGACGTCACAGACCACCACAACACCATATGCCGGGGCTCCAAAGCCTCTGGATGCACAACCTGAAGTACGTCGGGGCTGCTGTACAGCATCCAGATAAACTACACGGAGAACTCCCCAATGTCAGGGCAACTCATGGACCCAACTCATAAAGTGTGGTTAGATAGAGAAACTTATTAAGTAGCGTACTAACCTCCCTGTCCTGTAACCGGTCTATCCTCAGCCTCCACATCTGCACTCTAGGACCCTTCTCGCTACCGGAAGGGTTGTACCCGGACCACCTGCACCATACAAGTGTCTTATGGCTAGTTAAATACTTAAATGTGTATTTAGGGTTTGTAATACATTATTAATGAACATGAAGTTATGCATATTAAATTGAAATAGAGAAGGCATGAGTAGAGTACCTTGAGGCCAATGGCCAGCTGAACGTCTCATACCCTGCAGGCCTAAACCGAGGAAATCGCCAGAAGATCCAAGACTGAAGTAGCTGAAGTGGGCCCACTAACTTGACCACATGTCTGTTCGCaactcggcacatgcaccggtacaaccatgccaGTGCTGCAGAACCCCAGCTGTAGGTATCCATCTCCTCCAGCCTAGCTACGTAgggaagccatctgatgtgaatgcggttgccagacttgtccgcaaacagctgcgtacccaacaacatcatgatgtacgcacgggCATATCGCCGCACAGTCTCGTCATCGGCTCCCTCGGGGCACTCACCAAAAGTCTCCTGGAACCAACTGCAGTTCATtgcgtacttctgaacctggctGGGAGGAGGAATCACTCCAAGCAACTCCTAGAACCACACCCAGGCTGGACGGCCACCCTGGATGTATATCTGGAATTCTGATAGGCAGCCGCTCACGTAACGCCCGTCCACTGGCAAACCCAACTGGTATGCCATGTCCtggagtgtgatcgtgcactctccgaacggcatatgaaacgtgtgcgtctccggacgccatcgctcgacaaatgcactgacaagggcctcgtctaaacggaaccatctatcgttcagccttgcaagatggtatagtccggccatctgcaagtatgGAACGTATGTGTCATCGagtcgcatgccctgctgccgccgcatgctcctgatgcatcACTGAGGCTGCGCATGAAATGCACCGCATTGTTAGAACCAGCTTCATAACCAATGACAAACATAACCAACACGATAAATCATCAACAAAACATCATACTAAATAAAACCGCATAAAAATACATGAACGAGAACCACATGCAAAACAAACCCATATACCACACAACTAAACCAATAACATAAAACAGCTTAAGTagaaccactaacataaaacagcttaactaaaaccattaacataaaacagctaacataaaacaactaacacaaaccactaacataaaacaactaacagaaaccactaacataaaacaactaacataaaccaccaacataaaaaaccaacataaaccactaacataaaagagctaacataaaacaactaaaacaaaccactaacataaaccactaatatAAACCACCTAGataaaccaccaactaaaccaCCATCTAACCCGCATGCAAATCCTCTCAACTAAACCACCAGCAATACCACTACGATTTAACGCTAACCTAAACCGCCACTAAAaccgcatgcaaaaccactaagtTACATATACCGCTACCACGAAGTTTTTTCTGTACTAACCTCctcgttgatgaccccggctatatgagcaacTCCGTCCAAGCGATATAACCGTGCCGGATCGTCCCCCTATCAGCAGAGTATTCCGTTCAGGTCTTCATCGTAGAGAATTTGGGTCGTTTTCTCTTGGATTTGGTGGGGTAGGGGAAAGGAAGAATAGTTCGAATGaggctgattcgaactccttatatagccgagtcactagtaattcgaaccaggtcgGTTCGAATTATTAAGGAGCCACGAGAagggtaattcgaaccaggttggttcgaattacatggttTGCTATATTAGGCATAATTCGAACTAGCCTTGTTCAAATTATGTGGAGCTTGAGTTCGAACCACATTGGTTTGAATTACGTTCAACTTTTTCTTCTCCTAATTCGAACTATGTTGGTTCGATTTACTAAGGAATGtagttcgaaccaggctggttcgaattacataaaaatagGCATTGGCTCATTGCTGAAACGATTTTGCTTTTGGCTTATTTACGTAATGCGAAACTTCCCTTGGCTTATTAGGATTTCTTACCCCAATAAATATGGAGATTGAGGGATGGTGATGGAGAGTGGCTATACAAGGCTAAGAAAATCGGTGAACaagttcaataatattttttcactCTCTTTAAGAAAGGTAATTCAATAAATCCCGATGCTTTCTTAAAGAATGTTGAGAATAAAATTTCTACTAGCATGAATAGAAACTTGCATAGACTAGTCACAGATGATGAAATAAAGAAagctatcttttttatttctgctGAGGTAGCCCCTGGAGATGATGGCTTTTCagccaattttttttaacatttttaggGGATTATTAATCAATAGGTGAAGGCGACAATAAAAAACTTCTCTTCGGGAGGGCGAATGCTTCAAAGTTTTAATTATACACAAATACGCCTTATTCTAAAAGTAAACAATCTTCCATGACACAAATTCGGCATATATCTCTCGGAAccattttttacaaaattatctCTATGGTAATTGTACATAAAATGCAGCCGCTTATGACAAAGATTATCAGTTAAAATTAAAGTGCATTTATTCAAGGCAGACTTATTAATGATAACATATTGATAGTTCAGGAATGTATATACTTTCTCAAGAATAAATTGTATGGTGACTTTGAACTAGCTATGAAGTTAGATATGACATAGCTGAATATGAGCAAGGCTTACAATAGGTTGGAATGAAATTACCTATGGTACATGACGAAAAAGTTAGGCTTTGGAAGCAGATGGATAAGTTGGATAAAGGAGTGTGTTTCAATAGTTTTGTATTCTGTTATTATTGTGAAGGACAATCCATGGACTACTTTCAACATACCAGAAGGTTCCGTCAAAAAGATCCTCTTTCACCCTAGTTTTTCCTTATTTGTGGGAAAGGTTTATCCCATCTACTCCACAAAGAAAAACAGGATAATAGGTCTTATTGTTTGAGAGAAGGttacaaaaaaattacaatactAAAAATGGTCTTTGTTGTCAATCAATAGAAAAGAAGTCCTAATCGAAACAATAGCTTCAGTCATTCCTATATATACTTTCGACTGTTTCAAATTGCCGGATACTCTAATTGATGACTTACATAGGCTAATGATGTAATTTTGGTGGGGACAAAAAGAAAATGAGCGAAGGATGCAATGGATAAGTTGGGATATTATGTGTAGGCTGAAGAAGGTGGGTGGACTAGGCTTTTAGGATCTCAAAGCTTTTAACATTGCAATGTTAGCAAAGCAAGAGTGGAGGCTCATTACTAGATAACATTCCCTTCTCTACAAGGTCTATAAaagcaaatattttaaatattcatCTTTTATGAAAGCAGAACATGGTATTAATCCATCATGGGCATGGAAGAATCTTCTAGAGGTAGAAATGTTTTAGAGAAGGGGCTCAAATGAAAAATTGGAAAGGGTGACTATATTCGAATCTGAGAGGATCTATGGGTTGATAATGCTTTCCCTTCGAATTCAGCAGGAAACTAACTTTGATTCTACACTTATTTGGGTTAAAAAAACTAATTGCTAAGGACGACAAATGGTATCAACAAATTATTAGCcaaaattttagtaattatagTATAGCTAGAGTTTTAGCAAATTATTAGCCAGAATTTTAGCAACAAGTGACGAAAGTGTGTGTCACCGTAACTTGAATTTCATTAATTATAGtattcaaactttaaaatttgtTAGATCACTAATAGTTAGTTTTTTATCCTCTGTATATAGTAGCTAGAGTTTGTTACATTTTAATCATAGTCAGTTATCTAGATTAACTCTAGTATAGCTTAACCATAATTAGATGTATTTTATATAAACTCATTTTGcaatattgaatatttttgaaatcaatcattTTAACCTAGTAATGGAATTCCATTTTTTCCAAATTCTCATCTCTCCTCCTCTTATTTCTATTCCTTATTTTTGTTCCTTTTTACTCTCTCACCGATTCTTCTTTCCACATGGTGCGATGAGTGTGGAGGTGACAAAATTTGCGTTCTCCCTAAGATGCAAAGAGATTTGagttttaattttggttttcgTATTTGAGCAAGCATACATCAATGGCTGCTCCATGGGATGAATTGATTGATCAAATGATCGGTGAAAATTAAGCAAATCGAGGTTTCTCACTGACTGACATGGAGAATTTTGCATGGATGATGGCACAATTCTCACTTACTTTCTCAGCATATCAGGCACAGTTCACACGCACAGCAACAAATCTTGGTCAGGACCCATCAAACCCTTTCTTCCTGCATCATGCTAAAATTTCAGGTATATCTGGTGCACAAATCCCCAcgcttcgtacaactgaaccagcaagtgcactggatcatccaaataatacctgagtgagtcaaggtcgatcctacgaggattgtggtttgaagcaagctatgattatcttgcagatcttagtcaggtgaatagAAGATGTTGGTATGTTTGTGAttgcataaaagaaaataaagaaaaagggtaaTCAGAACTCAGAAGTAGTGTAAACTATGATAGGAAGGTAGTTAAGGCTTGGaaatgctttgtccttctggattaactctgttcttactgtcttcttcaattgtaaatgatttcttctatggcaggctgtatatgattgacactggtttgagcagccacCAACACTCCTCCAGATCTAAACCCCAGGATTAGTgcggatccagtctgattgaaggtgaagctcctgcagttcattctcttttgtgatcctactcaaaacaccacagacaaggtcgaatcttccagatcagaggatGTTGCGCCTTTGGGCTCTAGCTTCTACCACAGAGACCTTAATCTCTCCATacttcggctgaactggtgtctcgagaagtccccaacgaagtcatggattagccgtctaagagatgtataatcaagctggcggttcatCATTGttcgatgaaagactcactctgaacccatgtaaaatgtgataaccttatggcAGTTCAATCGCATTCATAttaatgaagaatgaagatacatcttagaatagagaatcaaacacgaattgagaaagaatagtaatacttttattaatccataaaactcagcaggacTCCTCtcttcaacctaggaggtttagaaacttatactgatagaaaatacaaggtgaaaaacgtgtaaagtgtcaaaaggtggtagaagatcctaaacaaggttgatcttctcctttaaatactaaattaatgactagta
This window harbors:
- the LOC140182375 gene encoding serine/threonine-protein phosphatase 7 long form homolog, with the protein product MNCSWFQETFGECPEGADDETVRRYAPRLEEMDTYSWGSAALAWLYRCMCRVANRHVVKLVGPLQLLQSWIFWRFPRFRPAGYETFSWPLASRWSGYNPSGSEKGPRVQMWRLRIDRLQDREFIWMLYSSPDVLQVVHPEALEPRHMVLWWSVTSLIYFTVIEWHQIDRILPQFGGVQPRPNPALNIDFLMSKDGRGGDR